The DNA sequence TCTCAGCACCTGTACATGTGTTTTGCTCAGTTATCATTTTGCAAATTCAGGATTTTACTCAATGTTTTTCATTACATTATGGGCTATTCAAGGGATTAAACCTAAATGTATCAAGAATTATGCAGCAATGTCAGAGTCCTATTGATTTGGACTTAATTCACACCAATTCTATTAAGGGAAGCCACACAACGTGCAGTGTGTCACAGAACTATCTGGGGGTGAAACCTGATTCAGATCACGTGAGAAATCCAGGTCTCCGGGATACACGTTAGTACCAAAGCAATACCGCCaccgtgtggtctgtgtgtgaatGGCAGATATTAAATCCTTTGGCCCTTTTTACCTTCTCTGTATatttgtgttgctttttttttgtgtggttttagGATTCAAAAAAACAGGACGTGATAAATATTTGCGATTTAGAGTTCTGACAAGTTATCACAAAACCACATCAACTGCTACTGAAATCTGAGGAAACACATGTTGCTCAGCCTTGTTTTTATactaaaaaggtgcaatccctgatAACAGATTGAACAAGGTGACAATAGAAGCCTTTAATGTAACACCTCCCAGCCTATTTAATGCAGATTTGACCGATTTCTAAATTAATGTCCAACCCAACAGGACAATGAGAAATATCACTTGTTATATTTATgtaaatggaataaaaaatgtGCGACAAACTATAAAAGGCCAATTTTGATAATGCAAATGCATGTGCTCGTATCTAACGCATGTGGCAAACACGGATTGCATGGTCTGTTACTAATCCCAAACTGCACTAGGATTTTCCCCCGATCAGATGCGTTATAtaccatgcgggtgtgagggcatCATTTCATGCACACTTATTCTGACACGTGCACATATAATCTGTATTTTAGTGAGGCTCAAAAAAAGTAAATGAGTGAAAATAatcgcaggttattaaccccaaaTCCTACTTCCCGAGCACGAACCACATTACTAACACAGCAGCGCCACCCTGTGGGATGTGTGTGACCTGCAGATTATCTGAAGGGGATTCTCGGCGATTGTCACTTTGTCTGCGGTTCTCCCGCCTCTTactaacaaaacaacacaagtgCAGCAAACACGTGGCTGGGTAGGAAGCCAGAAAGAgctaaaaatacatcacataagatactttataatatataatagctACAAAAGCAAATAACTGAGAAATTGCAATGTATAATAGAACACTTCCCTTTTATCCCGAGCACAGATGACATATGAGCATATCTCTTATAGTGATAAAGTGGGTGGCTCTtagaagagcctttgtgtttgtgGGTCAGTGATGAGATCGGGGTTACTTGGCGCTGGTATACTTGGTGACCGCCTTGGTGCCCTCGGACACGGCGTGCTTGGCCAGCTCTCCCGGCAGCAGCAGGCGCACAGCGGTCTGGATCTCCCGGGAAGTGATGGTCGAGCGCTTGTTGTAATGAGCCAGACGGGACGATTCCCCTGCGATGCGCTCGAAGATAtcattcacaaaggagttcatGATGCCCATGGCCTTGGAGGAGATGCCGGTGTCAGGGTGAACCTGCTTCAGCACTTTGTACACGTAGATCGCGTAACTTTCCTTCCTGCTCTTCCTACGCttcttcccatccttcttctGGGTCTTGGTCACGGCTTTCTTAGAGCCCTTCTTGGCCGCTGGCGCAGACTTGGCTGGTTCAGGCATGTCGGGCGATGCTTCTTCTCCAAACAGCAGAGAAACAATGTCATCTaactgaccgttctgttctgactgacagattaaatctgtcagtggtgatattggataccgaggcttgagcctcattactccaagttctcttgttgagtgtattgtcgcactctttaggaagcttcttgatctgtgttacttgccacagttgagttggtttcacaggttcagcgctgtgatgggtcgtgggtagcggtcaaatgggtttgcagagatcgcagcaagcttcttgatcagcaggtttgagttctggtccagttccttgtagaatttcttgttgagcttctttagatgttcatctaacatctcgatacccagttccctatgaaggtctgctattcttgtaggaagtggagcgttggacgcaatccgcagcgccttgttctgtaatttttggagagatgatctttgatgttggtggcaaccactccacaccggggaggcgtatgtcattgtgggtctaatgatcgccttgatcacattgactttgctcttgatgggcatggtccttgtcttcagcagagggtacagtgctgccagcttggttgttgccttctgttgaatcttctcaatgtggtttctccagcttagtttgctatctaggattacacctaggtaagagctgtttggctcccatttgacagcctctccgttgagggtgattggcgggtgtgccttggtcctctttttggtaaacagtgtagctgtagtcttgctggagttcagtcctacttgccagtcgctgtaccatgttgatagcatgtctagtgctttctggatgttcttagctacttctttctctctgaaggactgggagatgactgccacatcgtctgcgtagagtgccagttgagtcttgtggaggtctgtggggatgtcattcatgaagaggttgaaaaggaaaggtcccaggactgatccctgtggcacgccagcgcggatggggcgtgttgttgagagctcttctcgcacagccacgtggaatgtgcgctcccgcaagtagcttgcagtcagcttaatcaggtagtttgggaatttcaggttgatcattttgtgcagtagtccttcatgccaaactctgtcaaacgctttggccacgtccaagaagacaactccagttgatttgtggatgttgaacccatggcttattatgtcaacgactcgcagcagctgatggttggttgagtggtccttccggaatccaaattgctcctttagtagaatgtttttaccagaggcaaagtggcggaggcgcgtaagaataactttctccaggagtttcgacagtccagagagcaggcttatcggacggtagtttgcaggatccctccgtggttttccaggctttggaaatacaatgaccttggcttccttccaggattgaggaaagtgctggagccgcatgcatgcattgaagatttctgtgaggcattccatggctgccggcggaagcttcttgatggccaggttggtaattccgtcacttcctggtgctttgccatttgccagcttatctgcaagttgcgttatctcagtcctggtgcatccttcaagggtttccgcttcggtctctggtaggtgctcggtaagatgcctgttaactccttgctcaacttcccgtgctattttgctggcttggttaggcctaaaagttgtctccagtgtgtcagcgagaacctctgccttgtccttgttgctacatgccaggtgggtctggccctggataggtggattaggctccttcttcccggtcaggcgtcgggtcattctccaaacagagttgtcggattccttcagcttggctgctgcggcctcccacctctccccccggtgttggctgatttgctgtcgcagtagtctggcaagtgagttgtactttaccagaaggtcaggtgtgcggaacttctgccactggcgtcgggccctgtttttctcagcaatcgcttgcttgatcccgctcggtaggtcgtagatggagcagcgtttgggcatctgttttgggacgctgtgctctattgcatgttggactgcggtagtaaaggtgttaacagcatcatcaatgtctccgttggtgtccaaggggcgggggtttgtgatgttgctcaactcttctttgtacaggctccagttcgccctggtgaagttgtacctgggtgtttgctggtgggtttccatctcgtcgccaacagtaatggtaactgggttgtggtctgaggtcagttccgccagggtttccaactggacagaatgtttcacgttcttcagtaagacaatgtccaggacatccggtgtgtggcttgcagtgcctgggtagtgggtgggttctgtagggccagccactacaaagtcactctcctttgagtaagcaagaagagcttgtcctctggagtttgctttccttgagttccagcaccggtgtttggcatttaggtctcccccgatgatggttgggacagtggagtccagcagagcttccaagtctcccaaatgtagcttcaccttaggggggcagtaggtggcaattagtcgcagtggtcctgttgcagtctttacctgtactccagtggcttcaatactccggaggggtggtagtgcaatctcattatggctgacccgtgtgttaacaatcacagccgtcccaccacctctggctcctgatGCCCGGTCAGTACGGTATACCCTGTGGTTTGCCAGGCTTAGTTTTTGGTTTCCTTGAAGGTGGGTCTCCGAGAGCAGAGCTGCGCATACATTCCTCGATTCCATCAGGTGAAGGAGTTCATctgtcttcttgctgataccatttgcattccacatcacgatgacagaactgcgtttagatgttgctgccatggtggttagtttctgtgctcctgagaagggccgggatgagattcgctatcattgtcacaatggggtgaatatccattctcgcaatagcgctcgctattttaaggatgatctctagccagtttgttgggcttgcggttccgcctgcggggtccgggttggccgcctcaacggggttggtggatggtgtcctgagagtttccgcgtaggtctgtccgtctgggttttgcatcctctgggtggatgccgtgccttggtctgggatcaggtgttctgtggtcctctgtctctccggcgccaggcggggaagctggtattgagtagtgggtgtcttccttggtgcctgctccatcaggtggggtgtccgcttttcccgtgcctcttgctttgcttttgtgaggtacgggcaaccacggtagcttgccgggtgtgggcctttgcagtttgcacatgtcgccggctccttcttcctatctcgtgggcattccttggagttgtggttctctccacaacacacacagcgtggCTTCTGGTGGCAGAATGCAGAGGTATGCCCGAGCCGTTGGCAGTTGAAACACATGGTTGGGCCTTTTCTGCCCTTTGGCGCTTCTGTGGTTACCACACAGCTACAGAGCTTGGTAATCTTGGTAAGATCTGCAGGATGGCTCTCCGGGGTTTCTGCCAGTGTGACAATAAACAAAGGGAACTTCTTGGTCTTGTCCACCGGGGATGTCAATTGGGCTACGCTCTTGACTGGAAGTCCATGTTCCGCGAGGTCGTGGGAAATCTCCCCCACGGAGGCGTTTGCTGGTAAGCCGCGAATTACAAATTTCTGGGGCTTTAGGCGCGTCAGTGGGAAGGTGTAGTATTCTATGCCCTGCTTTGCAAAGCAGTCCGTTAAGCTCCGGTAGTCGTCCACAGTTGTGGTAGTGATCTTTGCGTGGTTCGCCCGTGGTTTAACTACAAACGGGGAAGTGCAGTGCTCGGTGAGGATGTCGACAAGGTCCTTGTGGGTCTTCATATTCCTAACCATTACCGGTGGTATGCGAATCTTTTTGGGTGGGAGTGCAGTCTCTTCATCGTTGCACCTGGGCCCTGAGCAGTCATCGGCATTAGCAAGTGGCTCGAAGCGGTTTGATGTTTTGATGCCTTGGTCTTTCTTGTGCTTCTGCATCTTTGTCTTTGCTACCgatggaggggaagaaccattggagctatcagagtttgctcgccctctcttcttcactaaagtgtagtccatgtcttctgcagcatcatgtattgcagtctccataggtggcacatttgcctctgccataataaggcgcagaccagagccacgcacccgcacggcggcgggcacacggcacaaatcagagccacacgcacggcggcgagcactctgcacaaatcagagccacgcacacggcggcgagcacacggcacaagtcagagccacgcacccgcacggcggcgagcacacagcccaaatcagagccacgcacccgcacggcggcgggcacacggcccaaaccagagccacacacacgcacggcgGTGAGCACACGGCCCAAAGCACGCAACGCAGGGAGCAAGAGCACacggcgcaggggggggcacggcaccaagttcagggggggcacagcacagagcgcagggggggcacagcacagagcgcagggggggcacagcacagagcgcagggggggcacagcacagagcacagggggggcacagcacagagcgcagggggggcacagcacagagcgcagggggggcacagcacagagcgcagggggggcacagcacagagggggcacagcacagagcgcaggggggggcacagcacagagcgcaggggggggcacagcacagagcgcaggggggagcagagagcacaggggggcacagcacagagcacaggggggcacagcacagagcacaggggggcacagcacagagcgcggggggggcacaacacagagcacaggggggcgcagcacagcgcacaggggggggcactgagcactggggggggcacagagcacgggggggcacagagaacaggggggggcactgcactaaacaggggggggcacagcactaggcaggggagggggggcaaggccgGGGGTCACAGCAAGTCACAGCTCTGGGCTCAGTACTGCACACAGAACTCAGcatacagtgcaataaagctaTAAAGCAAAGCGATGGGCAATGACCCACGTGGCAGCGGCGGCTCTCCCCCACGTGGCAGCGGCGGCTCTCCCCCACGTGGCAGCAGCGGCGGCTCTCCCCCACGTGGCAGCGGTTTCTCTCCAAACGGGCCAGTCAATACATCCCCGACTGAAACTCCGGAAAGTGGTGTCGGCGGCGGGCGCTGTGATTGGAAGTGACCCACTCGAGGAGTCATCAGCCTCTCCGGTCAGTTCAATCAATCTGAATCAATGAAATGACTGACTCAATCCCGCCCAAAGAGAATGTCATCTAAACCCCCAGCAGCTCTATTTATAGGAGTCCTATGCAAACTAGCAGCCCCAGCATTCTGTTCGTCTATTGGCTGACTTTATCATGTGACCGTTTATGACATCATCAGTTTTCTTTCAAATTAGATGATTGGTGGTTACAGGATTATGGAACTGATTGGCTGTTTTCAAAACTGACCAATCACAGAGGAGTTCAGCTGCTGTCTGAGTGTATAAATAAGGGCACAGGGGGCGGGGTTTGTCACTTCTCCTGTTACCTGAGCTGCTGTCTGAGTGATACACGATGTCTGGAAGAGGCAAACAAGGCGGGAAAACTCGCGCTAAGGCCAAGACGCGCTCATCTCGGGCTGGGCTGCAGTTCCCAGTCGGCCGTGTGCACAGGCTGCTTCGGAAGGGAAATTATGCTCAGCGTGTGGGGGCCGGAGCCCCGGTCTATTTGGCCGCAGTGCTGGAGTATCTGACCGCTGAGATCCTGGAGTTGGCCGGTAACGCCGCCCGGGACAATAAGAAGTCCCGCATCATCCCCCGGCACCTGCAGCTCGCTGTGCGGAACGACGAGGAGCTGAACAGGCTGCTCGGAGGGGTCACCATCGCTCAGGGGGGTGTCCTGCCCAACATCCAGGCCGTGCTACTGCCCAAGAAAACCGAGAGCCACAAACCGGCCAAGAGCAGCAAGTGAGCTTCACCCCCGAGACCAGGAGCAGAGATCCCCACATAcccaacacaaaggctcttttcagaGCCACCCACAGCATCAAAAAAGCGTTATAGTATTTCACATTTCCTGCAGGgcatgtttttattatatttctatCTCCATTCTAAGTCACTTTCATTGTTTATGATAATAGTTCTCTTCATTTGTAAAGTAATGTATAATTAAGTCCATGTATGTGGAGGTGTCAGTTCTGTCATTAGAAACAGTACTGCGTTTGATACGACACTGCAGAAAGCAAATCAATATTTAATAccataaaggcacctactgtatatataacttggGGTGAACTTTAATTACCGACATAATGATTTTAAGGAAAAAATCCCATAAAATTGATGAACTGATTAAAGTGCATTTAGTTTGCTGGAACCATAACTATaaagctaaacaaaaaaaaactgtttctAGTTCATccctaaataaattaaaacaaagtaGTGTAGCATGGCTAATACACTATAAAGTAGTGTTTGTTTCTGTTTGTGATTATACAAAAGGCACAACGTGTTGGTATTAGGAGTCTATTCTTGAAACAATTTACCACACGGTGGCGCTGTTGGATTAGAAATCGGTATCTTCATTACTTGCTTGTAAAGGCTAAAACCTGTTTTTATATCGGACACAAATTCGCAAGCCATGAAGGTTTATTAtactgaaaatgtatataatgtatcattAAAGACAAGTGAGTAACATTGATGCaagaacaatttaaaaaaataattttattcaacCAACGTTGTTTACAGATTGCCCTCGAACATGCAAAATCAagtcataatataattaatgttgacatgttagaaaataaaatagcatAATGGTATAGAAAGATTCAATAACCAAAAGGCAGAACACATAATTACAGCATCTGGTCTTCGAAATAAACAGCACAAGTTTTTTGGAGGTACAATTTATCAAATTAATTCCTTTATGAGCAAGAACAAtaatcagaatttttttttgtacCACTAATATACTCTGTGCTATAAACTAAAAATTACAGAACCTGTCCcttgtgtcatttttttttctttttttttttaaatctgaggaACAGCAATGTCAAGTACGGTCCATCTGTGAGCATGTGGCCCATATACTCTCTGTCACGGActgcacacaagtgagcatgtgatatgcaaccagggttaatacacacggctactctagccaactcacctttctcctgcacaaggtactttcaatatgtttatattaacccattactcaattgcaatcccaTCTATGTGCGTACATCACTGGATAATTTaggcaaaatatgtaattatttaccagagtctcaggtccctgttcattatagaaaaaaaaaatgtgcacttaacacacaatcagttgtagCTAAATGTAGCAGCAATGAaaatactctctacaaagcgtgcaccAGTTTATTCTGAGCCCCAACACATTacgtattaaatgttttaatacccCCGTCCATGGTCAGTCCGGAGTCCCAGGGCTCTGTTCCCTGTATGGGAGCTGGCGGCACTCACAAGCCAATCGGATCTGGACTCAATGACCGGTTGGGCAGCGTGCTGCCACATGCCGTCTAAGCTCTGATCTGACAGCAAGGTATTGCGGAACTGCCGACTGTGCTCTGGCTCATTGGCCCTAGTCATACTGGCAGGGATAGGGTTGTCAGTTTTGTCAGGTTACACCCAGCTTACTTTACtggtctcctccaggacatccaagGGATGAACTCCAATGTCCGGGGAGTGATGGTTTCATTCTTGGGACCCTGAACAAACATAGTGTCAGAGGTGGCAAGGTCTCAAGTCTGACAGCAGGTCACAGCCACAATGGGAAATAAATTTGGCAAAGAGCCAAGGATAGCGTTGCACCACGAGCAGGAACAGATGAAGAGGGTGTGGTAAAAACATAGTTATTGGCAACCAGAGAAACACACTAACATGTTTCGCTCCCACAATAGGGCACACTCGACGGACACACTCTACCCCTATTAGTGGCACATAAAATTGCCCTAATCAGTTCCCAACAACATGTTGGTGTTATGGCCTGGGAGGTCTCTGCCATTACGGATGCTCTGGGCCATGCCCTAATCGATGAAAACACGGGCCACCTGCAGGGACTTAGGGGCACCATCGGACAGGTGGCAGATGCTCTGGCCCAAACATATCAGGTTTGACAAGAGTTATGACCGTGCCAGGGTCCAACTGACTGGCCACCATCATAGTGCTGATGGTATAAGGGCACAAATATTTCAACCGCACAATGATCTGCTCTAGCCCAATGGTGGCTCCTCTTTGTGTTGCAGCACAGGCAGCAATCTCGGCAGCCTCGGAGACTGGGACCTGGGTTGCCTGGGTGATATGGTTGGTCACCTGCTATTGCTCGAGCATGGGAATGTGACTTACCCTGGCGTTTATATGAGGAGCTGGGTTGTGGTTCCCATCGCAGGTGGATCGGTTCAAAGTGCAGTGGGGCAATCCACCCTCGGGTGGCACGCCCTGTTGAAACCAAAGCATTGCCACTTATGGGTAAACTTGGTGGTCGGGTTCTGGAACTAGGGGGCACTGGGCAGCTCCACAAAGATGCATCGGACCTTGGGGTTTATGTGTGCCGAGGAGGTTGGTGGCCAGGAACTGGAACACTCGGTTGGGGTTGTTGCCAGAATAGGAGTCGAGCCGCCATGAACTCATCCGTAATCTTTGCAGTTTGCTGAGCCATTGATGGTTTGCCATCCATAATGCATTCACTCACCTCCGGGAAACGTTTGAGTACAAATTGCTCCTTCACGATTAGGTTAAGGAATACATTGAAGGTACTCACTGAACACACAGTTACTCACCTCTTTGCATGATGGGCTGACCGGGCCACAGAGTCAGTGTGCAAATCCTTGGACCCCTTGTGCATGGCATGAAACTGGGTCCAGTAAGTCTCGGGCGTGATCTCATACTGAGGCCAGAGCAGTGCTTTTACCACCTGGTAGTCACCAGCATCCTCCCAAACCATTGCTTGATAGGCTTCCATATCTTTCCCACGCAGCTTGGGGaagaagcctgtcacgggagaccagatttTTTAACACACTTCGCCAACTGGGGTCTGAGGGAGaagaatctagcctcaactaggtgcaggggacTGCTTCAGTAGATTTGCCCTGTACAGCTCCTTCTCAGTGCTATTGTCCCAATAGCACTATTTAAAATCCCGCCAGTTGCCTGTCCGATCAGCTTCAAAACGTGTCTGGTACTCTGATCGGCTTCTCCCCTTACATAGCTCTCGGGCTCCTATACTTTTCATGGAGCAGGGGCAACCAGCCAATCGGAGGACGTTGTCTTGTCCGGCTGTAcaaatcagaggagggggccggCTTAGTCACTCTTGACCGCCCCTCGAGTAGGGAGGGTCTAGCGagtgggaaatttgaaatagccaatgGAAATTGTGCCTATGGGACTCAGACCCGGCAACGGTTGAACTAGCCAGCCCCATACATCCCGCTGGGTAGGCAC is a window from the Ascaphus truei isolate aAscTru1 unplaced genomic scaffold, aAscTru1.hap1 HAP1_SCAFFOLD_1182, whole genome shotgun sequence genome containing:
- the LOC142475349 gene encoding histone H2B 1.1-like, producing MPEPAKSAPAAKKGSKKAVTKTQKKDGKKRRKSRKESYAIYVYKVLKQVHPDTGISSKAMGIMNSFVNDIFERIAGESSRLAHYNKRSTITSREIQTAVRLLLPGELAKHAVSEGTKAVTKYTSAK
- the LOC142475350 gene encoding histone H2A type 1-like; the protein is MSGRGKQGGKTRAKAKTRSSRAGLQFPVGRVHRLLRKGNYAQRVGAGAPVYLAAVLEYLTAEILELAGNAARDNKKSRIIPRHLQLAVRNDEELNRLLGGVTIAQGGVLPNIQAVLLPKKTESHKPAKSSK